From a single Polynucleobacter asymbioticus QLW-P1DMWA-1 genomic region:
- a CDS encoding CoA-acylating methylmalonate-semialdehyde dehydrogenase: MNAPQAYASKDDIGHYVGGSLITPKDGRFSDVYNPSKGTVARRVALASKQEVDAAVAVAQKAFETWSLTSPLRRSRILFKYLELLNANRDELAAIITAEHGKVFTDAQGEVTRGIEIVEFATGIPELLKGDYTEQVSTDIDNWVMRQPLGVVAGITPFNFPVMVPMWMFPMAIACGNTFILKPSPTDPSASLFMAKLLKEAGLPDGVFNVVQGDKEAVDALIENPDVKAVSFVGSTPIANYIYERCAHFGKRSQALGGAKNHMVIMPDADIEKSIDALIGAAYGSAGERCMAISVAVLVGDVAEKIMPKLIERTKTLKVKNGMELDAEMGPIVTKAALERITGYIDSGVASGAKLLVDGRGLKVPGHEDGFFIGGTLFDNVTPDMKIYLEEIFGPVLSCLRVANFTEALNLVNSCEFGNGVACFTSDGNIAREFARRVQVGMVGINVPIPVPMAWHGFGGWKKSIFGDMHAYGKEGVRFYTKQKSVMQRWPESIAKGAEFVMPTSK, from the coding sequence ATGAACGCACCACAAGCCTACGCATCAAAAGACGATATTGGCCACTATGTTGGCGGCTCTCTCATCACCCCTAAAGATGGACGATTTTCTGATGTCTACAATCCTAGCAAAGGAACTGTAGCGCGTCGAGTAGCTCTAGCCAGCAAACAAGAGGTTGATGCGGCTGTTGCAGTGGCACAAAAGGCATTTGAGACCTGGAGTCTAACCAGTCCCTTACGTCGCTCTCGAATTCTTTTCAAATACTTAGAGCTTCTCAATGCCAATCGTGATGAATTGGCTGCCATCATTACTGCTGAGCATGGCAAAGTATTTACTGATGCTCAAGGCGAGGTTACGCGCGGCATAGAAATTGTTGAATTTGCCACAGGTATTCCAGAACTTTTAAAGGGTGATTACACAGAACAAGTTTCTACTGATATTGACAACTGGGTAATGCGCCAGCCACTTGGTGTTGTTGCCGGCATTACTCCATTCAATTTCCCAGTAATGGTTCCAATGTGGATGTTCCCAATGGCTATTGCCTGTGGAAATACCTTCATCCTCAAACCAAGCCCAACAGATCCTTCGGCATCCCTGTTTATGGCAAAGCTTCTCAAAGAAGCAGGCCTTCCAGATGGCGTCTTTAACGTCGTTCAAGGCGATAAAGAAGCGGTTGATGCCTTAATAGAAAATCCAGATGTAAAAGCAGTGAGTTTTGTCGGCTCTACACCGATTGCAAACTACATCTACGAACGTTGCGCTCATTTTGGCAAACGCTCACAAGCATTGGGTGGCGCCAAGAATCACATGGTTATCATGCCTGATGCCGACATTGAGAAATCGATTGATGCCTTAATTGGCGCAGCATATGGTTCTGCAGGCGAGCGTTGTATGGCGATCTCAGTTGCAGTTTTAGTTGGTGATGTTGCTGAAAAAATTATGCCTAAATTAATTGAGCGCACCAAGACACTCAAGGTTAAGAACGGCATGGAACTTGATGCAGAAATGGGCCCTATTGTTACCAAGGCCGCATTAGAGCGTATTACTGGCTATATCGATAGCGGCGTTGCCTCCGGTGCAAAACTCTTGGTAGATGGTCGCGGCTTAAAGGTGCCTGGCCATGAAGATGGCTTCTTTATTGGCGGTACATTATTTGACAACGTCACACCTGACATGAAGATCTATCTTGAAGAAATCTTCGGACCAGTACTTTCATGCCTACGTGTTGCTAACTTCACAGAAGCCCTTAATCTTGTGAATTCTTGTGAATTTGGTAATGGTGTTGCTTGCTTTACTAGCGATGGCAACATTGCCCGAGAATTTGCACGCCGCGTTCAAGTTGGTATGGTTGGTATCAACGTACCTATTCCAGTGCCAATGGCCTGGCACGGCTTTGGCGGCTGGAAGAAATCCATCTTTGGTGATATGCATGCCTACGGCAAGGAAGGTGTTCGCTTCTACACCAAGCAAAAGAGCGTGATGCAGCGCTGGCCTGAAAGTATTGCTAAAGGTGCTGAGTTTGTAATGCCTACCTCTAAGTAA
- a CDS encoding DUF1178 family protein, protein MKVYNLACPLDHRFEGWFASEEDCLAQQDKGMLACPVCDNTEITRMPSAPHIAKSSSLTVAVPKENESLGSATGDVVALTGNDHSHLEAQVQAAFLKGMRELMGRSEDVGSSFADEARKIHYKEAPERSIRGQTTLDEADALRDEGIDVLAMPMMPSLKNTLQ, encoded by the coding sequence ATGAAAGTTTACAACCTCGCTTGCCCACTGGATCACCGCTTTGAAGGCTGGTTTGCCTCAGAAGAAGATTGCCTTGCCCAACAAGACAAGGGAATGCTTGCGTGCCCAGTTTGCGACAACACCGAAATTACTCGGATGCCCTCGGCACCTCATATTGCTAAATCTTCCTCTTTGACTGTCGCTGTGCCAAAGGAAAATGAAAGTTTAGGGAGTGCAACTGGTGATGTGGTGGCCCTCACAGGTAATGATCACTCTCACCTTGAGGCACAAGTTCAAGCAGCCTTTTTAAAGGGCATGCGTGAGTTGATGGGAAGATCTGAGGATGTAGGAAGTTCATTTGCCGATGAGGCCAGAAAGATTCATTACAAAGAGGCTCCTGAACGCAGTATCCGTGGCCAAACCACTCTTGATGAGGCTGATGCGCTGCGTGACGAGGGTATCGATGTACTCGCGATGCCAATGATGCCTTCTCTGAAAAACACTCTTCAATAA
- a CDS encoding NUDIX domain-containing protein: protein MTEKSFQDLPLGDKHLREDVISSEDIYGGIFLKMKRDKVSLPDGEVAIREYLTHPGAVAIVAILDDGRVLLERQFRYPINKACIEIPAGKLEIGENHLLCAQRELEEETGYTAKKWSYIRRIHPVISYSTEFIDIYLAEGLVPGPSHLDDEEFLDVFAAPLEQLIVWVEEGEITDVKTTISAYWLDRYRRGLAEPSPLN from the coding sequence ATGACTGAAAAATCATTTCAAGATTTACCTCTGGGTGATAAACATCTTCGTGAGGATGTTATTTCTAGCGAAGATATCTACGGAGGGATTTTTTTGAAAATGAAACGGGATAAAGTTTCTTTGCCTGATGGTGAAGTGGCCATTCGTGAGTATTTGACTCACCCTGGTGCTGTTGCCATAGTGGCTATTTTGGATGATGGCAGGGTGCTCTTAGAGCGGCAGTTTCGCTACCCAATTAATAAAGCTTGCATTGAAATACCTGCGGGGAAATTAGAGATTGGTGAAAATCATCTTTTGTGCGCCCAGCGAGAACTAGAGGAAGAAACTGGTTACACGGCAAAAAAATGGAGCTATATACGCCGCATCCATCCCGTAATTTCTTATTCAACTGAATTTATTGACATCTATTTAGCTGAAGGACTTGTACCAGGGCCAAGCCATCTTGATGATGAAGAGTTTTTGGATGTTTTTGCCGCCCCATTGGAGCAATTAATTGTATGGGTTGAGGAGGGTGAGATTACTGATGTCAAAACAACCATTTCTGCCTATTGGCTCGACCGCTATCGCCGTGGCTTAGCGGAGCCTAGCCCCTTAAACTAG
- the nuoN gene encoding NADH-quinone oxidoreductase subunit NuoN, which translates to MQAFDLYAVLPELVLLIATCLLLVASVYVRERVTSTPGVEQDIFHTPRGVGFVYFFSLILLAYLIFAFLGRLGDVSLVAMNGLFQSDPLSNLLKACSSGAVLVSLIYSKQYLKDRGLFRPDFIVLALLALLGQFVLISGANLLTLYLGLELMALPTYALVAMRHNSEKSVEAAIKYFILGALASGFLLYGMSMLYGVTGSLDLIEIFKTVADPRVNHLVMAFGLVFIVAGLAFKLGVVPFHMWVPDVYQGAPTAVTLMIAAAPKLAAFALLFRLLVNTLLPLLGDWQPMLVLLAVLSLVVGNVTAIAQTNVKRMLAYSAIAQMGFVLLGMLSVFDDHAFSAALFYVVTYVLTTLGSFGLLMILSRKGYDCETLDGLKGLNKKHPWFAFIGLVMMFSLAGIPPTVGFAGKLGVLEALVDAEHTFLAVIAVLASLIGAFYYLRVVKVMYFDEPAHEVTVTGSLFAKGILSLNAILVLVIGIVPAGLMSICLEAMRRTLLGS; encoded by the coding sequence ATGCAAGCATTCGATCTATACGCCGTCCTGCCAGAACTCGTTTTACTCATAGCCACCTGCTTACTATTGGTAGCTAGTGTCTATGTGCGCGAGAGGGTGACATCAACCCCTGGTGTCGAGCAAGATATTTTCCATACCCCGCGCGGCGTTGGGTTTGTCTATTTCTTTTCGCTGATTTTGTTGGCGTATCTGATTTTCGCTTTTCTAGGCCGCCTTGGCGATGTCTCATTGGTTGCAATGAATGGCTTATTCCAATCTGATCCACTTTCTAATTTGTTAAAAGCGTGTTCAAGTGGCGCCGTATTAGTTAGCTTGATTTATTCAAAGCAATACTTGAAGGACCGCGGACTGTTTCGCCCCGATTTCATTGTGTTGGCTCTATTGGCTTTATTAGGTCAATTTGTATTAATTTCTGGCGCCAATCTGTTGACTCTTTACCTCGGCCTTGAGCTGATGGCTTTGCCTACCTATGCATTGGTGGCGATGCGTCATAACAGCGAAAAAAGCGTTGAGGCAGCAATTAAGTATTTCATCCTTGGTGCTTTAGCTTCGGGCTTTCTCCTTTATGGCATGTCTATGCTCTACGGCGTAACCGGCTCTTTAGATTTGATAGAAATCTTTAAAACGGTTGCTGATCCTCGTGTGAATCATTTGGTGATGGCTTTTGGCTTGGTATTTATTGTGGCAGGTCTAGCTTTCAAATTAGGTGTAGTGCCATTCCACATGTGGGTTCCTGATGTTTATCAAGGCGCCCCTACAGCTGTAACACTCATGATTGCGGCGGCACCGAAGCTAGCTGCATTTGCATTGTTGTTCCGCCTATTGGTAAATACCTTGTTGCCTCTTTTAGGTGATTGGCAACCCATGTTGGTGTTGCTCGCCGTTCTGTCATTGGTAGTTGGTAACGTGACTGCTATTGCGCAAACCAATGTGAAACGTATGCTTGCTTACTCGGCAATTGCTCAAATGGGCTTTGTTTTGCTAGGAATGCTTTCTGTTTTTGACGACCATGCCTTTAGTGCTGCTCTGTTTTATGTTGTTACCTATGTGTTAACTACTTTAGGTAGTTTCGGATTGCTGATGATCTTGTCTCGCAAAGGTTATGACTGCGAGACCTTAGACGGTCTTAAGGGTTTGAATAAGAAACATCCTTGGTTTGCATTTATTGGCCTGGTCATGATGTTCTCTCTTGCAGGCATCCCGCCAACAGTGGGTTTTGCAGGTAAGTTAGGTGTTTTGGAAGCTTTGGTTGATGCTGAGCACACATTTTTAGCTGTGATTGCTGTTTTAGCTTCTTTGATCGGCGCTTTCTACTATCTCAGGGTAGTTAAGGTAATGTACTTTGATGAACCTGCTCATGAAGTTACTGTTACCGGCTCTTTATTTGCCAAGGGAATTTTAAGTTTGAATGCTATCTTGGTTTTGGTGATCGGTATAGTTCCAGCTGGCCTGATGAGTATTTGCCTTGAGGCTATGCGTAGAACTTTACTAGGTTCTTGA
- a CDS encoding NADH-quinone oxidoreductase subunit M, protein MILSYAIWTPIVFGLIILFYGSERPTAGVRWLALIGAVISFIATLPLVLNFDIANPGMQFVEKMSWIPRYDINYHLGIDGISVWFIVLTAFINIFVVIAAWEVIETKVSQYMASFMILSGLMIGVFCALDALLFYVFFEATLIPMYIIIGVWGGHNRIYAAFKFFLYTLLGSLLTLVAMLYLYNVTNTFDILTWQNARLDIVEQILLFFAFFMAFAVKVPMWPLHTWLPDVHVEAPTGGSVVLAAIMLKLGAYGFLRFSLPIAPDASQYLGPFVIFLSLVAVIYVGAVALVQKDMKKLVAYSSVAHMGFVTLGFFLFSPLGIEGGIVQMISHGFVAGAMFLSIGVLYDRMHTRQIADYGGVVHRMPAFTAFAVLMAMANCGLPATSGFVGEFMVILAAVDYDFVIGILAATALILGAAYSLWMVKRVFFGAVNNAHVEELKDLNFREYFMMAVLSICVIGMGVYPKPFTDIIHPAVINLLQHVAVSKL, encoded by the coding sequence ATGATTCTTTCTTATGCCATCTGGACCCCAATAGTCTTTGGACTCATTATTTTGTTTTATGGGTCCGAGAGACCGACCGCAGGTGTTCGCTGGTTAGCGCTAATTGGTGCTGTGATTAGCTTTATTGCGACACTCCCATTGGTATTGAATTTCGATATCGCCAACCCTGGAATGCAATTTGTCGAGAAGATGAGTTGGATTCCGCGCTATGACATCAATTACCACCTTGGTATTGACGGTATTTCAGTTTGGTTCATTGTTTTAACCGCATTTATCAATATATTTGTTGTTATTGCCGCTTGGGAAGTCATTGAAACCAAAGTCTCTCAATACATGGCCTCATTCATGATTCTTTCTGGATTAATGATTGGTGTCTTTTGTGCCCTAGATGCTTTGCTGTTCTATGTCTTCTTTGAAGCAACCTTAATTCCGATGTACATCATCATTGGCGTATGGGGTGGTCATAACCGTATCTATGCAGCGTTCAAGTTCTTTTTGTATACCTTGTTAGGCTCCTTGCTAACACTAGTTGCAATGCTGTACCTCTATAACGTAACCAACACCTTCGATATCTTGACTTGGCAAAATGCCCGTCTTGATATTGTCGAGCAAATATTATTGTTCTTTGCATTCTTCATGGCATTTGCAGTCAAGGTTCCAATGTGGCCGCTGCATACCTGGTTACCAGATGTACACGTTGAAGCTCCAACTGGTGGTTCTGTTGTGCTGGCGGCGATTATGTTGAAGTTGGGGGCTTACGGTTTCCTGCGCTTCTCTTTGCCTATAGCGCCAGATGCAAGTCAATATCTTGGACCTTTCGTCATTTTCTTATCCTTAGTTGCTGTGATTTACGTTGGCGCAGTTGCCTTAGTGCAAAAGGATATGAAAAAGTTGGTTGCATACTCATCTGTAGCGCACATGGGCTTTGTTACGCTCGGATTCTTCCTCTTTAGCCCTTTGGGTATTGAGGGTGGTATTGTGCAAATGATTTCACATGGCTTTGTAGCTGGCGCGATGTTCTTATCCATCGGCGTACTCTACGACCGTATGCATACACGTCAAATTGCAGATTACGGAGGTGTTGTGCATCGTATGCCTGCCTTCACCGCTTTTGCAGTGTTGATGGCGATGGCCAATTGCGGTTTACCAGCAACTTCTGGTTTCGTTGGCGAGTTCATGGTAATTCTGGCAGCTGTTGATTACGATTTTGTCATTGGAATTTTGGCGGCCACAGCATTAATTCTTGGCGCTGCATATTCTTTATGGATGGTTAAACGCGTATTTTTTGGCGCCGTAAATAATGCTCATGTAGAAGAGCTTAAGGACCTTAACTTCCGCGAATATTTCATGATGGCGGTCCTGTCTATTTGTGTAATTGGTATGGGTGTTTATCCAAAACCTTTTACTGACATTATTCATCCGGCTGTAATTAATCTGCTTCAGCACGTTGCTGTTAGCAAACTCTGA
- the nuoL gene encoding NADH-quinone oxidoreductase subunit L, giving the protein MQLTLNIPVLCAIPLAPLIGSMIAGFFGTKLGGNRIGHGACQFVTILGVMIAFVLSCNVLVQVMDGFYFNGTVYRWMQLGELNLDIGFLIDPLTATMMCVVTFVSLMVHIYTIGYMKGEEGYNRFFSYISLFTFAMLMLVMSNNLLQLFFGWEAVGVVSYLLIGFYFERQSAVFANMKAFLVNRVGDFGFILGIGLLLASTGSMQYDVIFSQNTALAAQTLPGTSWNLMTVICICLFIGAMGKSAQFPLHVWLPDSMEGPTPISALIHAATMVTAGIFMVSRMSPLFELSDVALSFILVIGSITALFMGFLGIVQNDIKRVVAYSTLSQLGYMTIALGVSAYPVAIFHLMTHAFFKALLFLAAGSVILGMHHEQDMRKMGGLWKYMPITCLMMLLGNLALIGTPFFSGFYSKDSIIEAVAASDIPGSGFAYFAVMASVFVTALYSFRLYFWVFHGKARWGHADAHAHDHHQHPEQGDDHAHHGLAPGQKPHESPIVVTLPLILLAIPSVIIGFYTISPLLFGTYFGDSIFIDLARHPVMKDLAEEFHGPVAMAIHAFTSPVLLLVALGVLTAAIGYLWAPKLPAKFAEAFAPIKKLLDNKYYLDDFNQAVFAKGLIWIGSFLWHRGDQKVIDGFFVNGSAHAVGRFAGVIRHLQSGYLYHYAFAMIAGLAVLLAWVLYAYLPFVR; this is encoded by the coding sequence ATGCAATTGACCTTAAATATTCCCGTTCTCTGCGCGATTCCACTGGCACCATTAATTGGTTCAATGATTGCCGGCTTCTTTGGTACTAAGCTTGGCGGTAACCGCATAGGGCACGGAGCATGTCAGTTCGTAACCATCTTGGGCGTAATGATTGCCTTTGTTCTTTCTTGCAATGTTTTAGTGCAAGTCATGGATGGTTTTTATTTCAATGGTACGGTCTATCGCTGGATGCAACTGGGTGAGCTCAATTTAGATATTGGCTTCTTAATTGATCCTTTGACTGCAACCATGATGTGTGTTGTGACCTTTGTGTCTTTGATGGTTCACATCTATACGATTGGCTATATGAAGGGTGAGGAGGGTTATAACCGCTTCTTCTCATACATCTCTTTATTTACCTTTGCCATGTTGATGTTGGTAATGAGTAACAACCTTCTTCAGCTCTTCTTTGGCTGGGAGGCTGTTGGGGTTGTTTCTTATTTATTGATTGGCTTTTATTTCGAACGTCAATCAGCAGTGTTTGCCAATATGAAGGCCTTCTTGGTTAACCGTGTTGGTGACTTTGGCTTCATTTTAGGAATTGGTTTGCTACTGGCAAGTACTGGCTCCATGCAATATGACGTCATCTTTTCTCAAAATACCGCTTTAGCTGCGCAAACATTGCCCGGCACAAGCTGGAATTTAATGACGGTTATTTGCATTTGTTTATTTATTGGCGCGATGGGTAAATCAGCTCAATTCCCACTGCATGTTTGGTTGCCAGACTCAATGGAAGGCCCAACGCCGATTTCTGCATTAATTCATGCTGCGACGATGGTTACAGCAGGTATTTTTATGGTGTCACGGATGTCGCCACTGTTTGAGCTCTCTGACGTTGCACTCAGCTTTATTTTGGTCATTGGATCAATCACGGCTTTATTTATGGGCTTTTTGGGCATCGTACAAAACGACATCAAACGCGTTGTCGCATACTCAACCCTGTCTCAGCTTGGTTATATGACGATCGCCTTAGGAGTCTCTGCATATCCAGTGGCAATCTTTCATTTAATGACCCATGCTTTCTTTAAGGCCTTACTGTTCCTTGCTGCTGGTAGTGTCATTCTGGGTATGCATCATGAACAAGACATGCGCAAGATGGGTGGTCTCTGGAAGTACATGCCAATTACTTGCTTGATGATGCTTTTAGGTAATCTGGCTTTGATCGGTACACCATTCTTCTCTGGTTTCTATTCCAAGGACTCAATTATTGAAGCAGTAGCTGCAAGTGATATTCCAGGATCTGGTTTTGCTTACTTCGCTGTGATGGCTAGTGTTTTTGTAACAGCTTTGTATTCTTTCCGCCTGTACTTCTGGGTATTCCACGGTAAGGCGCGTTGGGGTCATGCCGATGCTCATGCACACGATCATCACCAGCATCCTGAGCAGGGCGATGATCATGCGCATCATGGTTTAGCTCCTGGTCAAAAGCCTCATGAGTCCCCAATTGTGGTGACATTGCCATTGATCTTATTGGCGATACCTTCCGTCATCATTGGCTTTTACACCATTAGCCCGCTCTTGTTTGGTACTTATTTTGGCGACTCTATCTTTATTGATCTTGCGCGCCATCCAGTCATGAAAGATTTGGCGGAAGAGTTTCATGGTCCAGTGGCAATGGCAATTCATGCATTTACATCACCAGTGTTGTTGCTAGTTGCCCTGGGTGTTCTTACTGCTGCCATTGGATATCTGTGGGCTCCTAAATTGCCAGCGAAATTTGCAGAGGCATTTGCGCCAATCAAAAAATTGCTTGATAACAAATACTACTTAGATGATTTCAATCAGGCCGTATTTGCTAAGGGTCTTATTTGGATTGGTAGTTTCTTGTGGCATCGCGGCGATCAGAAGGTGATTGACGGGTTCTTTGTTAACGGCAGTGCGCACGCAGTAGGGCGCTTTGCTGGTGTGATTCGCCATTTGCAATCCGGCTATCTCTATCACTATGCTTTCGCAATGATTGCGGGCTTAGCGGTTTTGTTGGCTTGGGTTTTGTACGCTTACCTGCCTTTTGTTCGCTAG
- the nuoK gene encoding NADH-quinone oxidoreductase subunit NuoK, giving the protein MTITLAHYLVLGAILFATSVIGIFLNRKNVIVLLMAIELMLLSVNMNFVAFSHYLGDMAGQVFVFFILTVAAAEAAIGLAILVVLFRKVDTINADDLDHLKG; this is encoded by the coding sequence ATGACTATTACTCTCGCCCATTATTTGGTATTAGGCGCAATCTTGTTTGCGACTAGCGTTATCGGTATTTTCTTGAATCGTAAGAACGTGATTGTTTTATTGATGGCCATTGAATTAATGCTCCTCTCAGTAAACATGAACTTCGTTGCTTTCTCCCACTATTTGGGTGATATGGCAGGTCAAGTATTTGTATTCTTTATTTTGACTGTGGCAGCTGCTGAAGCAGCTATCGGTTTAGCAATTTTGGTTGTTCTATTCCGTAAGGTAGACACCATTAATGCTGATGATCTTGACCACCTAAAAGGCTAG
- a CDS encoding NADH-quinone oxidoreductase subunit J, whose amino-acid sequence MTFDPSTLFAVFFYGFAGLLVISALRVITARNPVHAALFLVLAFFCASGLWMLLKAEFLSLALILVYVGAVMVLFLFVVMMLDLDIEHLRRDFKKFLPVAFLMGTVIVLELSIVIIRSFIGTDTPVQPMPEEMMANNTQALGMLIFVDYVYAFEIAGVILLVAIIAAVALTLRNRKDSKSQNIHEQVNVVAADRMRIVKMDSDMAAKQDSRGEKK is encoded by the coding sequence ATGACATTCGATCCATCTACTTTATTTGCCGTTTTCTTCTACGGATTTGCAGGGCTATTAGTTATCTCTGCATTACGTGTGATCACCGCTCGCAATCCTGTTCATGCGGCTTTATTTTTAGTTTTGGCATTCTTTTGTGCATCTGGTCTCTGGATGCTGCTTAAAGCTGAATTCCTTAGCTTAGCCCTGATCTTAGTTTATGTGGGCGCTGTAATGGTGCTGTTCTTATTCGTTGTGATGATGCTCGATCTCGACATTGAGCATTTACGCCGTGACTTTAAAAAATTCCTGCCTGTTGCTTTCTTAATGGGTACGGTGATTGTTCTTGAATTGTCCATCGTGATCATTCGCAGCTTCATTGGTACCGATACACCGGTACAGCCAATGCCTGAAGAGATGATGGCAAACAATACTCAAGCTTTGGGTATGCTGATATTTGTTGACTACGTCTATGCTTTTGAAATTGCTGGCGTTATCCTCTTGGTCGCCATTATTGCTGCTGTTGCTCTCACATTGCGCAATCGCAAAGATTCCAAGTCACAAAATATTCATGAGCAGGTGAACGTGGTGGCGGCTGATCGTATGCGTATTGTCAAGATGGATTCTGATATGGCTGCAAAGCAAGATAGCAGAGGGGAAAAGAAATGA
- the nuoI gene encoding NADH-quinone oxidoreductase subunit NuoI, translating to MFKKISQFLDSLMLKDILTGMSITGRYLFKPKITIQYPEEKTPLSNRFRGLHALRRYENGEERCIGCKLCEAVCPAYAITIETAERDDGTRRTSRYDIDLTKCIFCGFCEEACPVDAIVETNIFEYFGDKRGDLYFTKDMLLAVGDKYEKDIAVNRAIDAPYR from the coding sequence ATGTTTAAGAAAATTTCCCAATTCCTCGATAGCTTAATGCTTAAAGACATCTTGACCGGTATGTCTATCACCGGCCGTTATCTTTTCAAGCCAAAAATTACTATTCAATATCCAGAAGAGAAGACGCCTTTGTCCAATCGTTTTCGTGGGCTACATGCATTACGCCGTTATGAAAATGGCGAAGAGCGTTGTATTGGTTGTAAATTATGTGAGGCGGTATGTCCGGCATATGCAATTACTATTGAAACTGCTGAGCGTGATGATGGTACGCGTCGCACTTCACGATACGACATCGATCTAACGAAATGTATTTTCTGCGGCTTCTGCGAAGAGGCATGTCCTGTCGATGCAATTGTTGAAACTAATATTTTTGAATATTTTGGCGATAAACGCGGCGATTTGTACTTTACAAAAGATATGTTGTTAGCTGTTGGCGATAAGTATGAAAAAGATATTGCCGTAAACCGTGCCATTGATGCACCTTATCGTTAA
- the nuoH gene encoding NADH-quinone oxidoreductase subunit NuoH — translation MDNFLNLITTQGEAIFGSLWPLVWALVRIVIIVLPMFGCVAYLTLWERKLIGWMHIRLGPNRVGPLGLLQPIADALKLLMKEIIAPAKASKVLYFIAPIMVIMPAFAAWAVIPFQAKMVLADVNAGLLYIMAISSIGVYGVILAGWSSNSKYPFLGAMRASAQMISYEIAMGFALVTVLLTSGSLNLSDIVASQEQGYFAHLGLNFLSWNWLPLLPMFLIYFISGVAETNRHPFDVVEGESEIVAGHMVEYSGMSFAMFFLAEYANMILIAAVASIMFLGGWLPIVDLPILRDIPGFFWLFGKTFFLLSCVIWLRATLPRYRYDQIMRLGWKIFIPISVFWVVVIGAWVVSPWNIWK, via the coding sequence ATGGATAATTTCTTGAACCTCATTACCACCCAAGGCGAGGCTATATTTGGTTCGCTGTGGCCATTAGTATGGGCGCTAGTTCGCATCGTCATTATTGTTTTGCCAATGTTTGGATGTGTAGCTTATTTGACTCTCTGGGAGCGTAAGTTAATTGGTTGGATGCACATTCGTCTTGGGCCAAATCGCGTTGGTCCATTGGGTTTATTGCAGCCTATCGCCGATGCGTTAAAGCTCTTAATGAAGGAAATCATCGCTCCTGCTAAAGCTAGCAAAGTGTTGTACTTCATTGCGCCAATTATGGTCATCATGCCTGCCTTTGCAGCTTGGGCTGTAATTCCATTTCAGGCAAAGATGGTGTTAGCTGATGTTAATGCCGGACTCCTCTACATCATGGCTATTTCATCAATTGGTGTCTATGGAGTGATCTTAGCGGGCTGGTCATCTAACTCTAAATATCCATTTCTTGGAGCAATGCGTGCATCAGCTCAAATGATTTCTTATGAAATCGCAATGGGCTTCGCATTAGTTACCGTTCTTCTTACTTCTGGTTCATTGAACCTCAGTGACATTGTTGCCTCACAAGAGCAGGGCTATTTTGCTCATTTGGGCCTGAATTTCCTTTCCTGGAATTGGTTGCCACTCCTGCCGATGTTCTTGATCTACTTTATTTCAGGTGTTGCTGAAACTAACCGTCATCCATTTGACGTGGTCGAAGGCGAGTCTGAGATCGTTGCAGGTCATATGGTTGAATACTCAGGCATGTCATTTGCCATGTTCTTCCTAGCTGAATACGCAAACATGATTTTGATTGCTGCTGTAGCTTCAATCATGTTCTTAGGTGGTTGGTTACCAATTGTGGATTTACCTATCCTGCGTGATATTCCTGGCTTCTTCTGGCTTTTTGGTAAGACATTCTTCTTGTTGTCCTGCGTTATTTGGTTGCGCGCAACTTTACCTCGTTATCGTTACGACCAAATTATGCGTTTGGGCTGGAAGATTTTTATTCCCATCTCAGTATTCTGGGTGGTTGTTATCGGCGCGTGGGTTGTATCCCCATGGAATATTTGGAAATAA